A single genomic interval of Pseudomonadales bacterium harbors:
- a CDS encoding glycerophosphodiester phosphodiesterase, which translates to MLIYGHRGARGEAPENTLAGFRRAIDVGVTRVELDLRLSRDGELVVIHDESLSRTTGARGLVEHLSVAELMRLDARHGGPDWPDPQPVPTIARVLEEFPELEHLQLEIKPVAAPERTRMVDRLVALFRDFDLQQRATVTSFDRELLLALRDNAPQVPIGLVSDRSRPEPLGLAQALGAGLLVLHWKLCVEKRLRAAHALGMQVSAWTVNDEARVRQLYQLGVDSVVTDYPARIAAFVRALTEASVQRSS; encoded by the coding sequence ATGCTGATCTACGGCCACCGCGGCGCACGCGGTGAAGCCCCGGAGAACACCCTGGCGGGCTTCCGGCGCGCGATCGATGTCGGCGTCACCCGCGTGGAACTCGATCTGCGCCTGTCGCGCGACGGTGAACTGGTGGTGATCCACGACGAGAGTCTGAGCCGCACGACCGGCGCACGCGGGCTCGTCGAACACCTGTCGGTCGCGGAATTGATGCGCCTCGATGCGCGTCACGGCGGACCCGACTGGCCGGACCCGCAACCGGTGCCGACCATCGCTCGCGTGCTGGAGGAATTCCCGGAACTCGAACACCTGCAGCTCGAGATCAAGCCGGTTGCAGCGCCCGAGCGTACCCGGATGGTGGACCGCCTGGTCGCGCTGTTTCGCGACTTCGACCTCCAGCAGCGCGCCACCGTGACCTCCTTCGACCGCGAGTTGCTGCTTGCCCTGCGTGACAACGCACCGCAAGTCCCGATCGGGCTGGTCAGCGACCGCAGCCGACCCGAACCGCTCGGGCTGGCGCAGGCGCTGGGCGCCGGGCTGCTGGTCCTGCACTGGAAACTCTGCGTGGAAAAACGCCTGCGTGCGGCGCACGCACTCGGCATGCAGGTGTCGGCGTGGACGGTCAACGACGAAGCGCGTGTGCGCCAGTTGTACCAGCTCGGCGTGGACAGCGTCGTGACCGACTACCCGGCACGGATCGCCGCGTTCGTGCGTGCCTTGACGGAAGCGTCGGTTCAGCGCTCTTCGTGA
- a CDS encoding NADH:ubiquinone reductase (Na(+)-transporting) subunit D, with protein sequence MSKLKEILVTPVFNNNPIAVQILGICSALAVTSSLKTAFVMSIALTLVTAFSNLLISLLRNHTPSSIRMIVQMIVISSLVIVVDQILQAVAYSISKQLSVFVGLIITNCIVMGRAEAFAMQNPPIPSFVDGIGNGLGYSAMLMAVGTVRELLGSGSLFGVPVLQTVNNGGWYQANGLLLLPPSAFFIIGMFIWLLRTWKRHQVEAPAYRIAPQTRAQEIA encoded by the coding sequence ATGTCGAAGCTGAAGGAAATTCTGGTAACGCCGGTCTTCAACAACAACCCGATCGCGGTGCAGATCCTCGGGATCTGCTCGGCGCTCGCGGTGACTTCCAGCCTGAAGACGGCATTCGTGATGTCGATCGCGCTGACGCTGGTCACTGCGTTCTCCAACCTGCTGATCTCGTTGCTGCGCAACCACACGCCGTCGAGCATCCGCATGATCGTGCAGATGATCGTGATTTCCTCGCTGGTGATCGTGGTCGACCAGATCCTGCAGGCAGTGGCCTACTCGATCTCGAAGCAGTTGTCGGTATTCGTCGGCCTGATCATCACCAACTGTATCGTGATGGGGCGTGCCGAAGCGTTCGCGATGCAGAATCCGCCGATCCCGAGCTTCGTCGACGGCATCGGTAATGGCCTTGGCTACAGCGCGATGCTGATGGCAGTGGGCACGGTGCGCGAGTTGCTCGGCAGCGGGTCGCTGTTCGGGGTTCCGGTGCTGCAGACGGTCAACAACGGCGGCTGGTACCAGGCCAACGGTCTGCTGCTGCTGCCGCCGAGTGCGTTCTTCATCATCGGCATGTTCATCTGGCTGTTGCGTACCTGGAAGAGGCACCAGGTCGAGGCGCCCGCGTACCGTATCGCCCCGCAGACCCGGGCACAGGAGATTGCGTGA
- a CDS encoding Na(+)-translocating NADH-quinone reductase subunit A, translating to MISIRRGLDLPISGQPEQRVHDGPRVRSVALLGPDYHGLKPTMAVQVGDRVAKGQVLFSDRKTEGVHFTAPVAGTVTAINRGVKRVLLSVVIDVDGDAEREFTRYEAARLGALSREQVRDNLTASGLWTALRTRPYSKVPAPASVPHAIFVSVIDTHPLAADPLVALGGQAQDFGYGVQVLGALTDGKVYVVGRAGAATPRAEGPRVVHEEFAGPHPAGLAGTHIHFLDPVHEQKTVWTIGCQDVAAIGRLFTTGRLSSERVVALAGPGVQQPRLLRTVLGASADELCAGQLLPGEQRIVSGSVLGGRRASGALAFLGRYHTQVSVLPEGRERRFMGWLSPGTDRHSVMGIYLSRLFGSRRFAMDTSTNGSPRAIVPIGAYEKVMPLDILATPLLKSLVIGDVETSAKLGALELDEEDLALCSYVCPGKYEFGPILRDNLTRIEAEA from the coding sequence ATGATATCGATTCGTCGAGGACTCGATTTGCCTATCAGCGGGCAACCGGAACAGCGCGTGCACGACGGGCCGCGGGTGCGCAGTGTTGCGCTGCTCGGTCCCGATTACCACGGGCTGAAGCCGACCATGGCGGTACAGGTCGGTGATCGCGTCGCCAAGGGGCAGGTGCTGTTCTCGGATCGCAAGACCGAAGGTGTGCACTTCACGGCCCCGGTGGCCGGGACGGTAACGGCGATCAACCGCGGCGTGAAGCGCGTGCTGCTGTCGGTGGTGATCGACGTCGACGGCGATGCGGAGCGCGAGTTCACCCGTTACGAGGCTGCGCGGCTCGGTGCGCTGAGCCGCGAGCAGGTGCGTGACAACCTCACCGCAAGCGGGCTATGGACCGCGCTGCGAACTCGCCCGTACAGCAAGGTGCCCGCGCCGGCCAGTGTGCCGCACGCGATCTTCGTCAGCGTGATCGACACGCATCCCCTGGCGGCCGATCCGCTGGTGGCGCTTGGCGGGCAGGCGCAGGACTTCGGTTACGGCGTGCAGGTGCTGGGGGCGTTGACCGACGGCAAGGTCTATGTGGTCGGCCGTGCAGGAGCTGCCACGCCGCGCGCAGAGGGGCCGCGCGTGGTGCACGAGGAGTTTGCCGGGCCACATCCCGCTGGGCTTGCGGGCACGCACATCCATTTCCTCGATCCGGTGCACGAGCAGAAGACGGTATGGACGATCGGCTGCCAGGACGTCGCAGCAATCGGGCGCCTGTTCACCACGGGTCGACTGAGCAGCGAACGGGTGGTCGCGCTCGCCGGACCGGGAGTGCAGCAGCCGCGACTGCTGCGCACCGTGCTCGGGGCCAGCGCCGACGAGCTGTGTGCAGGCCAATTGTTGCCGGGCGAGCAGCGTATCGTCAGCGGCAGCGTGCTCGGCGGGCGCCGTGCCAGCGGGGCGCTGGCCTTCCTGGGCCGCTACCACACCCAGGTCAGTGTGCTTCCCGAAGGACGCGAACGCCGTTTCATGGGTTGGCTGTCGCCCGGCACCGACCGGCACTCGGTGATGGGGATCTATCTGTCGCGGCTGTTCGGCTCCAGGCGTTTCGCGATGGACACCTCGACCAACGGCAGTCCGCGCGCGATCGTGCCGATCGGAGCCTACGAGAAGGTCATGCCGCTCGACATCCTGGCCACGCCGTTGCTGAAGTCGCTGGTGATCGGCGATGTCGAAACTTCGGCGAAGCTCGGCGCGCTCGAGCTCGACGAGGAGGATCTTGCGCTGTGCAGCTACGTGTGTCCGGGCAAGTACGAATTCGGTCCCATCCTGCGGGACAATCTGACGCGCATCGAAGCGGAGGCCTGA
- a CDS encoding NADH:ubiquinone reductase (Na(+)-transporting) subunit B, with protein MKALRRMLDSIEPYFREDGRYHAFYPLYEAIDTFLFSPGSVTRAHAHVRDGIDLKRVMITVWLAAFPAMFYGMYNVGYQANMAMEAMGIAHKAGWHGWLIGLAAGYDPNSIWDCLWQGACYFLPIYAVTFVVGIAWEILFASVRGHEVNEGFFVTSILFALILPPDIPLWQVALGISFGVVIGKEVFGGTGKNFLNPALAGRAFLFFAYPAQMSGDSVWTAFDWSAVEVASGATTLAVDGFSGATALSLGAAGGVEAITAHMTWLQAFIGQKAGSIGEVSTLAILIGAVILLWTGIASWRIMLGVTVGTVALALLFNAVGSDTNPMFSVPFYWHFVLGGWAFGTVFMATDPVSAAMTDTGKLAFGILIGVMVMLIRVVNPAYPEGMMLAILFANIFAPLIDNIVMRANIKRRLARHVNG; from the coding sequence ATGAAAGCGCTGCGACGAATGCTCGACTCCATCGAACCGTATTTCCGCGAGGACGGGCGCTATCACGCGTTCTATCCGCTGTACGAAGCGATCGACACCTTCCTGTTCTCGCCGGGCAGCGTCACGCGCGCGCATGCACACGTGCGCGACGGAATCGATCTCAAGCGGGTCATGATCACGGTCTGGCTGGCCGCGTTCCCGGCGATGTTCTACGGGATGTACAACGTCGGCTACCAGGCCAACATGGCAATGGAGGCCATGGGGATCGCACACAAGGCCGGCTGGCACGGTTGGCTGATCGGGCTGGCCGCCGGTTACGATCCGAACAGCATCTGGGACTGCCTGTGGCAGGGGGCCTGCTATTTCCTGCCGATCTATGCCGTGACCTTCGTCGTCGGGATCGCGTGGGAAATCCTGTTTGCGTCGGTGCGTGGTCATGAGGTCAACGAGGGCTTCTTCGTGACCTCGATCCTGTTCGCGCTGATCCTGCCACCGGATATTCCGCTGTGGCAGGTTGCACTCGGGATCAGCTTCGGCGTCGTGATCGGCAAGGAGGTGTTCGGCGGTACCGGCAAGAACTTCCTGAACCCTGCGCTGGCCGGACGCGCATTCCTGTTCTTTGCCTACCCGGCGCAGATGTCCGGCGACAGCGTGTGGACCGCGTTCGACTGGTCCGCGGTCGAGGTTGCCAGCGGTGCCACCACGCTTGCGGTCGACGGCTTCAGCGGAGCCACGGCGCTCTCGCTGGGAGCAGCCGGTGGCGTCGAGGCGATCACCGCACACATGACGTGGCTGCAGGCCTTCATCGGCCAGAAGGCCGGCAGTATCGGCGAAGTCTCGACGCTGGCGATCCTGATCGGCGCCGTGATCCTGTTGTGGACCGGGATCGCCTCGTGGCGGATCATGCTCGGCGTCACCGTCGGCACGGTTGCGCTCGCGTTGCTCTTCAACGCGGTCGGGTCGGACACCAACCCGATGTTCAGCGTTCCGTTCTACTGGCACTTCGTGCTCGGCGGCTGGGCCTTCGGTACCGTGTTCATGGCAACCGACCCGGTCTCGGCCGCGATGACCGATACCGGCAAGCTTGCATTCGGCATCCTGATCGGTGTGATGGTCATGCTGATCCGCGTGGTGAACCCCGCCTACCCGGAAGGGATGATGCTCGCGATCCTGTTCGCCAACATCTTTGCACCGCTGATCGACAACATCGTGATGCGCGCGAACATCAAGCGGAGGCTGGCACGCCATGTCAACGGCTAA
- the nqrF gene encoding NADH:ubiquinone reductase (Na(+)-transporting) subunit F, with the protein MVDMGTILWGVGMFTAIVMALAVLILLARSKLVSTDDITIEINDDPSRAVTVEAGGKLLQTLANSGIFLSSACGGGGTCGQCRCQVVDGGGSFLPVEADHLTRGQLRDSWRLACQVAVRQNLKIHVEPEFFGVKQWDCEVVSNDNVATFIKELVLKLPEGESVDFRAGGYVQLEAPAHTAHYRDFAIAPEYRGDWERFKFFDLSSTVEETVVRAYSMANYPDEKGLLKFNIRIATPPPGSKGIAPGKMSSYVFNLKPGDRMRVFGPFGEFFAKDTQAEMVFIGGGAGMAPMRSHIFDQMKRLHSKRKISFWYGARSLREMFYVEDFDGLAASNPNFSWHVALSDPQPEDDWTGLKGFIHQVLYDEYLKDHPAPEDCEYYMCGPPMMNAAVIRMLEDLGVERDNILLDDFGG; encoded by the coding sequence ATGGTAGACATGGGAACGATTCTGTGGGGCGTGGGAATGTTCACGGCCATCGTGATGGCACTGGCCGTGCTCATCCTGCTGGCACGCTCGAAGCTGGTGAGCACCGACGACATCACGATCGAAATCAACGACGATCCCTCGCGCGCAGTGACCGTCGAGGCCGGCGGCAAGCTGCTGCAGACGCTCGCCAACTCCGGGATCTTCCTGTCTTCGGCCTGCGGCGGCGGCGGAACCTGTGGCCAGTGCCGTTGCCAGGTGGTCGATGGGGGAGGAAGCTTCCTGCCGGTCGAGGCCGATCACCTCACGCGCGGGCAGTTGCGCGACAGCTGGCGTCTGGCCTGCCAGGTCGCGGTCAGGCAGAACCTGAAGATCCACGTCGAGCCCGAATTCTTCGGCGTGAAGCAGTGGGACTGCGAGGTGGTATCGAACGACAACGTCGCGACGTTCATCAAGGAGCTGGTGCTGAAGCTGCCGGAAGGCGAGAGCGTCGATTTCCGCGCCGGTGGTTATGTGCAGCTCGAGGCGCCTGCGCACACGGCGCACTACCGGGACTTCGCGATTGCCCCGGAATACCGTGGCGACTGGGAGCGCTTCAAGTTCTTCGACCTGAGCTCGACGGTAGAGGAAACCGTGGTCCGTGCCTATTCGATGGCGAACTACCCGGACGAGAAGGGTCTGCTCAAGTTCAACATCCGCATCGCCACGCCACCCCCGGGCTCGAAGGGAATTGCCCCCGGCAAGATGTCGTCGTACGTGTTCAACCTGAAGCCCGGTGACAGGATGCGCGTGTTCGGTCCGTTCGGCGAATTCTTCGCGAAGGACACGCAGGCCGAGATGGTGTTCATCGGCGGAGGTGCCGGCATGGCGCCGATGCGTTCGCACATCTTCGACCAGATGAAGCGTCTGCACAGCAAGCGCAAGATCTCCTTCTGGTACGGCGCGCGCAGCCTGCGCGAGATGTTCTATGTCGAGGATTTCGACGGGCTCGCCGCGAGCAATCCGAACTTCAGCTGGCACGTCGCGCTGTCCGATCCGCAACCCGAGGACGACTGGACCGGGCTGAAGGGCTTCATCCACCAGGTGCTCTACGACGAGTACCTGAAGGATCACCCGGCGCCGGAGGATTGCGAGTACTACATGTGCGGGCCGCCGATGATGAACGCGGCCGTGATCAGGATGCTGGAGGATCTCGGTGTCGAGCGCGACAACATCCTGCTGGACGATTTCGGCGGCTGA
- a CDS encoding FAD:protein FMN transferase: MSAAERRRRRSYRTGAAWLLPFIFLLHACTPDPEVWRFEGPVMGTTFHVTVVAPPAPLDRHAVADGVAAALGEVDRQMSTYRADSELSRFNRAPPGEWVPVSGATAEVVAKALEVHALSDGAFDVTVGPLVDLWGFGAGSRGELRVPSDEELATAARNIGSKELGVRLDEPALIKYAERRIDLSAIAKGYGVDRAALWLQGQGVTDYLVEVGGEVRTAGHNPQGQAWRIGIETPALEHGAPIAAVALRNGSVATSGDYRNYFEIDGKRYSHTIDPATARPITHGLASVTVIANDCMSADAFATAIDVLGPDKGLALAERQHLAVYLVVRSNGGFTARHSTAFEAYVDHDAGERR, encoded by the coding sequence ATTTCGGCGGCTGAGCGCCGCCGGCGTCGATCGTATCGAACGGGAGCAGCCTGGCTGCTCCCGTTCATTTTTCTGCTGCACGCCTGTACCCCCGATCCCGAGGTGTGGCGCTTCGAAGGTCCGGTCATGGGGACCACCTTCCATGTAACCGTCGTGGCCCCGCCCGCCCCGCTCGATCGCCATGCAGTGGCCGACGGGGTTGCGGCTGCACTTGGCGAAGTCGACCGCCAGATGTCGACCTACCGGGCCGATTCGGAACTGTCGCGCTTCAACCGCGCGCCACCCGGGGAGTGGGTGCCGGTGTCGGGCGCAACCGCCGAAGTGGTTGCGAAGGCGCTCGAGGTGCATGCGCTGAGCGACGGGGCCTTCGACGTCACGGTCGGACCGTTGGTCGACTTGTGGGGGTTCGGCGCCGGTTCCCGGGGAGAGCTGCGCGTGCCGAGCGACGAGGAACTCGCGACTGCTGCCCGCAACATCGGCTCGAAGGAGCTCGGCGTCCGACTCGACGAGCCGGCGCTGATCAAGTACGCCGAACGCCGCATCGATCTGTCTGCAATCGCGAAGGGCTATGGGGTCGATCGTGCGGCGCTGTGGCTGCAGGGGCAAGGCGTCACGGACTACCTGGTCGAGGTGGGCGGCGAGGTGCGCACGGCGGGCCATAACCCGCAAGGCCAGGCGTGGCGCATAGGCATCGAGACGCCGGCGCTGGAGCATGGTGCGCCGATCGCGGCAGTGGCGCTGCGAAACGGGTCGGTGGCGACCTCGGGTGACTACCGCAACTATTTCGAGATCGACGGCAAGCGCTACTCGCATACCATCGACCCGGCGACGGCACGGCCGATCACGCACGGACTGGCGTCGGTGACGGTGATCGCGAACGACTGCATGAGTGCCGATGCGTTCGCGACGGCCATCGACGTGCTCGGTCCGGACAAGGGGCTGGCGCTGGCCGAACGGCAGCACCTGGCCGTGTACCTCGTGGTACGCTCGAACGGTGGCTTCACGGCGCGGCACAGCACGGCGTTCGAGGCCTATGTCGATCACGATGCCGGAGAGCGCAGATGA
- the nqrE gene encoding NADH:ubiquinone reductase (Na(+)-transporting) subunit E encodes MEHYLALLIRSVFIENMALAFFLGMCSFIAISKKVETAFQLGVAVVVVQAITVPANNLIFHYLLREGALAWAGFPELDLSFLGFLSYIGVIAAIVQILEMFLDRYMPALYQALGVFLPLITVNCVIMAGSLFMVERDYMFGESVVYGFGSGLGWALAITALAGVREKLKYSDVPEGLQGLGITFITVGLMSLGFMSFGGISL; translated from the coding sequence ATGGAACACTATCTGGCCTTGCTGATCCGCTCCGTGTTCATCGAGAACATGGCACTCGCGTTCTTCCTCGGCATGTGCAGCTTCATCGCAATCTCGAAGAAGGTCGAAACCGCGTTCCAGCTCGGCGTCGCGGTGGTGGTGGTGCAGGCGATCACCGTGCCGGCGAACAACCTGATCTTCCATTACCTGCTGCGTGAAGGCGCGCTGGCATGGGCAGGCTTCCCGGAACTGGATCTGAGCTTTCTCGGGTTCCTGAGCTACATCGGCGTGATCGCGGCGATCGTGCAGATCCTCGAGATGTTCCTCGACCGCTACATGCCCGCGCTGTACCAGGCACTCGGGGTGTTCCTGCCGCTGATCACGGTGAACTGCGTGATCATGGCCGGCTCGCTGTTCATGGTCGAGCGCGATTACATGTTCGGCGAAAGTGTGGTCTACGGTTTCGGTTCGGGGCTCGGCTGGGCGCTGGCGATCACCGCGCTGGCGGGAGTGCGTGAGAAGCTGAAGTACAGCGACGTGCCAGAAGGACTCCAGGGGCTCGGCATCACGTTCATCACGGTGGGCCTGATGTCGCTCGGGTTCATGTCGTTCGGCGGTATTTCGCTCTGA
- a CDS encoding Na(+)-translocating NADH-quinone reductase subunit C — MSTAKKETIGGTLLVAFVLCIICSVIVAGSAVSLKPVQTANKQLDRKKNILSAAGMLPAGVAGAAEIDALFERFQVRMVDLDSGKYLDEQEIAARPELDPQRYDQIKAAKDTKLSEALPADEDIASIKRRENFAQVYLLEEDGQLKKIVLPIRGYGLWSTLYGFLVLEGDASTVVGLGYYDQKETPGLGGEVDNPKWKALWPGKQVYDGNGQVDISVVKGTVDTSAPDALHKVDGLSGATLTSQGVQNMLHFWLGEHGFGPYLGRIRGGQA, encoded by the coding sequence ATGTCAACGGCTAAGAAGGAAACCATCGGCGGAACCCTGCTGGTCGCTTTCGTGCTGTGCATCATCTGTTCGGTGATCGTCGCGGGTTCTGCGGTCTCGCTGAAGCCGGTGCAGACGGCAAACAAGCAGCTCGACCGCAAGAAGAACATCCTGTCGGCGGCGGGCATGCTGCCCGCCGGCGTTGCCGGCGCTGCGGAGATCGATGCGCTGTTCGAGCGTTTCCAGGTGCGCATGGTCGATCTCGACAGCGGCAAGTACCTCGACGAGCAGGAGATCGCCGCACGCCCCGAGCTCGACCCGCAGCGCTACGACCAGATCAAAGCCGCCAAGGACACGAAGCTCTCCGAGGCGCTGCCGGCCGACGAGGACATCGCGAGCATCAAGCGCCGCGAGAATTTCGCCCAGGTCTACCTGCTCGAGGAGGACGGGCAACTGAAGAAGATCGTGTTGCCGATCCGCGGCTACGGCCTGTGGAGCACGCTGTACGGCTTCCTGGTGCTCGAGGGCGATGCGAGCACGGTGGTCGGGCTCGGCTATTACGATCAGAAGGAAACCCCGGGCCTCGGCGGCGAGGTGGACAACCCGAAATGGAAGGCGCTGTGGCCGGGCAAGCAGGTCTACGACGGGAACGGGCAGGTCGATATCTCGGTGGTCAAGGGCACGGTCGATACCTCTGCTCCCGACGCGCTGCACAAGGTCGATGGTCTCTCGGGCGCCACGCTGACCAGCCAGGGCGTGCAGAACATGCTGCATTTCTGGCTCGGTGAGCACGGTTTCGGTCCGTATCTGGGCAGGATTCGCGGAGGGCAGGCCTGA
- the nqrM gene encoding (Na+)-NQR maturation NqrM: protein MSTILFSVGFFLLMALAMAIGVMAGRKPIKGSCGGIGAMSGADCPVCGGDSSKCDSKDSSKEEGRRSGPAAAYYDATHEER, encoded by the coding sequence ATGAGCACGATCCTGTTCTCGGTCGGATTCTTCCTGCTGATGGCACTGGCGATGGCGATCGGCGTGATGGCTGGACGCAAGCCGATCAAGGGCAGTTGCGGTGGCATCGGTGCGATGAGCGGGGCCGACTGTCCTGTTTGCGGTGGCGACAGCAGCAAATGCGACAGCAAGGACAGCAGCAAGGAGGAGGGCAGGCGCTCCGGGCCGGCTGCGGCGTATTACGACGCGACTCACGAAGAGCGCTGA